From a single Calothrix sp. NIES-2098 genomic region:
- a CDS encoding MgtC/SapB transporter: MGDMLLTPDDWPHIAFRLVLALVVGCMIGFNRQQGGRPAGMRTFMLVSMGAALFVMIPLQAEGDSPYAATNALSRTIQGVATGVGFLGAGLILQESPRKSERPKVRGLTTAACVWTAAGLGAAIGCGLWQMGLIGGLLTLIILSGVKRLNHLFELLMGQGKEGSSEDFIDTSDDD; the protein is encoded by the coding sequence ATGGGAGATATGCTTCTTACCCCCGACGATTGGCCGCACATAGCATTCAGATTAGTTCTAGCCCTTGTGGTTGGTTGCATGATTGGATTCAATCGTCAGCAGGGGGGTAGACCAGCAGGAATGAGAACATTCATGTTGGTAAGTATGGGAGCAGCATTATTTGTGATGATTCCTTTGCAGGCTGAGGGTGATAGTCCTTATGCAGCTACCAACGCCTTGAGCCGGACAATTCAGGGTGTAGCTACTGGGGTGGGATTTCTCGGAGCCGGATTGATTTTACAAGAGTCTCCCAGAAAGTCTGAGAGGCCAAAAGTGCGGGGATTAACGACAGCCGCCTGTGTATGGACTGCGGCTGGGTTAGGAGCAGCAATCGGCTGTGGTTTGTGGCAAATGGGTTTAATTGGGGGATTACTGACTTTAATTATTCTCAGTGGGGTAAAACGGCTGAATCATTTATTTGAGCTTCTAATGGGACAAGGCAAAGAAGGAAGTAGTGAGGATTTCATCGATACCTCGGATGATGATTGA
- a CDS encoding group 1 glycosyl transferase, whose amino-acid sequence MFTNKDRRIALISVDGDPAAEIGQEEAGGQNVYVRQVGLALAKLGWQVDMFARRSDPEQAGIVQHSSNCRTIRLKTGPAQFIGRDDLFEYLPEFIDQFQQFQQRQGYNYSLIHTNYWLSSWVGMELKKQQPLIQVHTYHSLGAVKYRSIRNVPLIATQRLAVEQACLETVDCVVATSPQEKKHMQLLVSRNGRIEIIPCGTDIDQFGGIQRSVARQHLGIAPDVKMVLYVGRFDRRKGIETLVRAIAESSLRGKANLQLVIGGGSRPGQSDGIERDRIANIVAQLGLKDCTTFPGRLDETILPYYYAAADVCVVPSHYEPFGLVAIEAMASRTPVVASNVGGLKFTVIPEVTGLLAPPEHESSFASAIDRILTNPAWRDRLGEAGRKRVEVAFSWNSVASGLNRLYTHLLTQTSAKSSIKSQIAA is encoded by the coding sequence ATGTTCACAAATAAAGACCGTCGTATCGCCTTAATATCTGTTGATGGCGACCCTGCTGCTGAAATTGGTCAAGAAGAAGCTGGTGGACAAAACGTATATGTGCGTCAAGTAGGTCTTGCCCTAGCAAAGCTTGGCTGGCAAGTAGATATGTTCGCACGTCGTAGCGATCCTGAACAAGCAGGAATCGTGCAACATAGCAGCAACTGTCGGACTATTAGGTTAAAAACTGGGCCAGCCCAGTTTATTGGGCGAGACGATTTGTTTGAGTATTTACCTGAATTTATTGACCAGTTTCAACAATTTCAGCAGCGCCAAGGATACAACTACTCTCTAATTCATACCAACTATTGGTTGTCTTCGTGGGTAGGTATGGAATTGAAAAAGCAGCAACCATTGATCCAGGTGCATACATACCATTCTTTAGGAGCAGTAAAATATAGAAGTATTAGAAATGTGCCTCTGATTGCTACTCAAAGATTAGCTGTAGAACAAGCTTGTTTAGAAACAGTAGATTGCGTAGTTGCTACCAGTCCTCAAGAGAAGAAACATATGCAGCTACTTGTTTCTAGAAACGGACGGATTGAAATCATTCCTTGTGGAACGGATATCGATCAATTTGGAGGAATTCAACGGTCTGTTGCACGTCAACATTTAGGAATTGCTCCTGATGTCAAGATGGTTCTTTATGTTGGTCGTTTCGATCGGCGTAAAGGAATTGAAACTTTAGTCAGAGCAATTGCAGAATCAAGTTTAAGGGGTAAAGCTAACCTGCAATTAGTAATTGGTGGTGGTAGCCGTCCTGGTCAAAGTGATGGCATCGAACGCGATCGCATTGCGAACATCGTAGCTCAACTGGGGCTAAAAGATTGCACAACCTTTCCTGGTCGCCTAGATGAAACTATTCTGCCTTACTATTATGCTGCTGCTGATGTTTGCGTAGTACCCAGCCATTATGAACCCTTCGGTTTAGTAGCAATTGAGGCAATGGCGAGTAGAACTCCAGTAGTAGCCAGTAATGTTGGTGGATTAAAGTTCACAGTCATACCAGAAGTTACAGGGCTATTAGCGCCACCCGAACATGAATCTAGTTTTGCCTCTGCGATAGACCGGATTCTGACAAACCCGGCTTGGCGAGACAGATTAGGTGAAGCTGGTCGAAAAAGGGTTGAAGTTGCCTTTAGCTGGAATAGTGTCGCCTCTGGATTAAATCGGTTGTACACTCATTTGCTGACTCAAACATCAGCTAAATCTTCAATAAAATCTCAAATTGCAGCATAA
- a CDS encoding ABC transporter-like protein, with translation MTRLTGNTGLSESSASSPQAVILETQGLTRYFGKAVAVNDLSITVKQGEVFGLLGPNGAGKSTAIKMLTTLLPLSAGSATIAGYDVTHQAAAVRRLFGYVPQALSADGSLTGYENLLIFAKLYDIPVKHRQRRIREVLDFMGLQDAAHRLVRNYSGGMIRKLEIAQSIMHQPKILFLDEPTVGLDPIARTQVWQLVQQLRVDYGTTIFLTTHFLEEADNLCNRVTIMQQGEAVITGAPSDLKAALGKPNATLDDVFIHYTGDQLTSGVNYRDTARTRRTAQRLG, from the coding sequence GTGACTAGACTTACGGGAAACACTGGTTTATCGGAATCTTCTGCTAGTAGCCCTCAAGCGGTGATTTTAGAAACGCAAGGACTGACGCGTTACTTTGGTAAAGCTGTTGCTGTCAATGATTTGAGTATCACGGTAAAACAAGGTGAGGTATTTGGCTTACTCGGCCCCAATGGCGCGGGTAAAAGTACAGCAATTAAGATGTTGACTACCCTATTGCCCCTAAGTGCAGGGAGCGCAACCATAGCTGGCTATGATGTGACTCATCAGGCGGCTGCTGTGAGGCGGCTATTTGGCTATGTACCGCAAGCGTTGTCTGCTGATGGTAGTCTGACAGGTTACGAAAACCTGTTAATCTTTGCCAAGCTATACGATATTCCTGTGAAGCATAGGCAAAGGCGTATTCGGGAAGTACTAGATTTCATGGGTTTACAAGACGCAGCCCATCGCTTAGTACGTAACTATTCTGGTGGCATGATTCGCAAGTTAGAAATTGCTCAATCGATCATGCACCAACCCAAGATTTTGTTTCTAGATGAACCGACTGTAGGACTAGATCCGATCGCCCGGACTCAAGTATGGCAACTCGTACAACAACTGCGTGTAGATTACGGCACAACCATATTTTTAACTACTCACTTTTTAGAAGAAGCCGATAACCTGTGTAACCGCGTGACGATTATGCAGCAAGGCGAAGCTGTGATTACAGGCGCACCTAGCGATTTAAAAGCTGCTTTGGGTAAGCCGAATGCAACCTTAGACGATGTCTTTATTCATTACACAGGGGATCAATTAACATCAGGAGTCAACTACCGTGATACAGCCAGAACCAGACGTACAGCTCAACGGTTGGGTTAA